A segment of the Ammospiza caudacuta isolate bAmmCau1 chromosome 2, bAmmCau1.pri, whole genome shotgun sequence genome:
TGTGACCAAAAGATGGGGTAAGGGATGATGGCGAGAAGTGGAGACTTTAATGCATCTTTGCTTCCCTTCCCTGTCTCCTTTGGCACAGGGGTGATGGAGCAATTCGCTATTTCTGAAGCGACTCTCATGGCCTGGTCCTCCATGGATGGTGAGGATATGAGTGTAAACTCAAATCAGGACAACCCAGCAGGCAACTACTCTGAGAACTATCAGGAGCTGATGGAGAGCCAAGGTGAGCTCTAGTGCTTCTTGCTAATCTTAAGACACCCCCTTCCTGCTTTGGTTGCTCTCTTTTGCTCTAGTCTGTTTTATTCTGTAGCCCCAGTCAGATCTGCTAGAGTCACCCCTGTTTGTGGAGCTGTCCAAGGAATCTAATCTTAGCAGAGAGTTTCCAAAGCCCAGTTCCTTTTGCCTTTTTGGAGCACAACTGTGGAAAGCTGCCAGCTCTTACAGTCAGTTGTTGGTATTGAGGTCACCTGCCAACTGCCCAGAactgtgttttctctttgctcTCCTTGCCTCTAAAGGTGGATTCACCCACCCTGTGCAGTACAGTGCCATGCTCAGGCTCACAGGCTACCACGATGAGCCAGCCAGGCCTAGGGAGAGTGTCTAACTGTGTGTTGTTTGCCTCCTTTGCTTGCAGAGCACATGGCCCAGACGCAGTATGACAGCTGGCCTCACTCCTACGTCTCGCAGGGCATGTACTGCTTAGGCTCCTCCGATGCCTGGGAGGCCAGTGACCAGTCCCTCATCGCCTCCCCAGCCACTGGCTCCTACCTAGGCCAGAATTTTGATGAGTCCCAGACAAACCTTCAGGAAAGCATTTTGCTTCAGAGCAgctttctccagcagcagcagcagctccagcaacaGCGGCAGGAGCAGAACTTCATCCAGAGCACGGGGCTGGTCCACGTGTGGCCCCTGCAGACTGCTCAGGGCGGGGGTGGAGCTGAGTCCAGCACGTACATGGAGGACCACATTGAGGATGAAGGGAACCCGAGGCTGGAGAAGGCTCCTCTCCTAAACAAGAAGCCCTCTCCAGAGGAGGATGATGCAGTGTGCCGGGACCTGGAATCTTTGTCTCCTCGAGAGGAGATGGAACATGCTGCACTGAGCCGCAAAGTCTCAGATGTCACCTCCTCTGGGGTGCAGTCCTTTGATGAGGAAGAGGGAGAAACAAACAACTGATGCTTTCTGTGAAGTACTCATCATTGCTGAACAAAGAGAGGGGTGGCAAGGAATGCAATTACAGGGATTCTTCTCTCCAGCTCCCCATATTTCCAAGCAGACACACCTTCCATTCCtgacatttaattatttttttaaatgaggaaaatcTCAAAGTGATTGACACATAAAAaccttttcttcccctccccCATGGATACATATTTTGGATTTTCATTGCTCTGGGCAACATGTGATGTGCTTGGAGAGATCTGGATTGGTAAATAATTTCTAAGTCTTTTTAATACAAAGTCTTGGCTGTGGATACAAACTCTTCTGGTACTGGGGATGTGGCTTATGAGACAGGCTTGGTGTAGGGAGCAGCTTTGTGGCTAGAATTCATCTTGGCAGAATGGACGTTGCTCTGTGGACATGGCCCCCTTCTATGTCGTAGAATATATGAATATAAACTGGTTTTAAATGAAGCTGTGGCTTTGCAGATCTAGATTGCACTAGTGTTGGGATTGTGGCTGATGCAGAGGATCAGGCCATGAAGGATGTGCTGTGCAACCAGGTCCTCAGTAGCACCTTGGTACAAGCTGTAGAGTTGATGGGTATGAGCTGTGctcccagagcctgggctgtgctgccagagtGGCTCTGTGGGCACGGCTCTGCTGTGGCATGGAGAAATGGGTGCAGATACAAACCTAACCCTGCTCTCAGATATTCATGCTTCGGTCTCTTccatttgtttgtttctctctttGACATTTCTGCCTTCCCAGGAGCTGGCAAGAGCGGTGTGTCCTTTTGGCAGTGGGCACGGGAAGCCAGTGGAAAGGACATTTTCAGCTACGGAGAGAGTCATAAAAAGCTGACTCTTGCAGGGGGCTTGAGGACATGCCCattttggtgctgctgctgtctttctgtcttttccttGCCAGCAGAATGGGGAGACCCAGAGAGTAGGCAGCAGGTCCAGGGACAGTGCATACAGCTATAAGATCACAGATACCTAGTTTACATTAGAGTTTTCagtttttgcacttttttttaacctttttatatTCTGGATAAGTGTTAATAACAAAGCAGTTAGTAATGGGAAAGGCCTGTGCTCCAGTCATGACTTAACAGAAATACTGCACCTCTCCCATTTCTGCCAGTCCTGCGTGCCAAATATAGCTGGATGAAAAGGGGTGAGAGGAAATTTCTCCTCCTATTTGTCTTCTTCTTCCTGCctatgttttcttcttttgttttcctaccCCCAAGCAGTGTAAATAATGCTCAATACTtgctctgtttgtttttccttcccatcTCTTTTTTAGGTGTGGAGAAAGCTGATTTCAGGAGTTTCCCGTATTTGTACGGGgtatatattttttgttttaaaaaaaacatgATTCTCTGATTAGGGGGAATTTGGTCTCTTGCAATTCCTCGCCATTTTTTCACAGACCTCCTTTTGGGAGGGAGAGGTTTTGAAAGGAAATTGTTTCACTTTCAGCTCTCACCAGAAAATAAACAGGgacaacaaaagcaaaaattgtATAAGGTTATTGATTTTGCTGGAGGACTGAACAGAACCAGCAGAGATTACCCAAGTGCTGAGTTTTAATTGCAAGACCTCTTGCAAGGAAGCATCAGCAGAGCATGGGTGTAGATCAGATGCTGGATCTGATGAGCTATAGAAAGGAATTTGCCTGGACACTGCCATACTGTTCCAGGAGCAACTCTTTTCTCACTTACTCTGACTCATATTTGCTCTGTTTAATTCATGATACATTTGTATCTTCTTTGCCTCCTCTTCAGGCTTGGTGTGTTTTTTGGATGACAGGAGAGTGATACATGCTTCTTTCCTGCTTCAGGTTCAGTTCCTGCATATTTTCAGGGAAGAATGTCTAAGGTGAACAAAATGTCACTGGAGGAATATCATCAAGTCTCAGAGTTTAGACAGCTCCTGGCAAGCAAAGCAAATGATGTCCAGGAATTGTGAAAAGTAGGAATGGCACTCTCAGGAAGAACTTCACCCCGATCAGCTGTTTCCCACTGACACAGGCAGCTGCAAAAAGAGGGACTCCTTTTTCAATACCCAGGTCTTTCCAGCCAAGTCCACTTCAAGCAGATCTGTCTTCCCTCTCCACTGCACCTCTAAAGGAAAGACCTCTGGGATGTTTAAGTTACCCTGGTAATTTGATGTAGGTAAGAGAGAAAAGTTATTGTGACCCATCTTTTTTTATGTGTTTCCTTGGTCTTGCTTCTGTATTTCTAAGGAGGTCGCTCTTCTCCTGAGCGATGAGCTTTCAATATCTCTTCAAAGATATTTACACATTCAGGTACTAACCTCCCCTGGGCAGCAAGGCTTGATAAAAATGATCTCCTATAGTTCTTGCAGGGCCATTGGAAGCTCATTGTCCTGAACTGGCTTGGGTCCAGCTGTGGCGCAGGGCCTGGGAGATCACACTAGCCAGAAAAGACAGATGGGGCAAGTGCCAAGAGCACTTCAGCAGATGAGTAAATGAGTAAGTCTAAAgctatttctcttttaaaaggtCTTTAGGGAAACAAAAATGGTTGGGTGTGTACCTTTGTGGGAGATTTGGGTggcttgtttgtttctttctccaAACCATTTTGTTCCCATGTGCCTCTCCAGGACCAATCTGGATGTTTACAGTAACTTTCAGAGTAGCTTCTGATCATCCCTTTGTGTTGTTTACAGGACTGGGACAAGTGGGTCAACTTGTCTaggcttctttttctttaagatGGACATGTGGTACATTTACTAAGATGTCTGATTGATGTCTAAAAGATAGACCTTATCTCCATGGAAAGCAGTGACAGTGAGTTATCTACATAAGgaaaagtgtgaaaaaaatTGACCATATAGAAAATTCGGTGGAGTCCAacagaagagaagagaaaatctgTAGGTTCTTCTTGCCTCTGTGGAATTGGGATAAAGAGTTATACCCTACTTTATAGTACCATAACCTGCTGTCTTAGAAACCTGTAGAGAGCCTCATTCTCTGTGAATGCAGACTGGTTTGAAAACCACTCTCTATAAAAACCTTCCAGCTTACTAAATTCTGTAGTTTTTTCATAAATGACTTAACATTCTGTGAACAATAAAATTTCAGCCTtttcctgaaagaaagaaaaaggctaTTTTCCATACCTCTCCACAGTCCAAAAGAGCTAATTGCTAGGAGTCTGACTAGAGAGAGCAGATCTTCCAGTTCACACTTGCCACCCGAGTGAGCAGCCTGAGCTGAACTGGAAAGGCAGTTTGAATCTCTTTGAAAGTGGAAAATTGTTTGTGTAATCTGGTCCTTTCTTACATAACAGGCCTGCTGCCTGTGTGTATCCAATACCAGAGAGAGAGATACCTGGAACCTCCTGTACatttcccagaaaagctgtTATTATATAGATACACCTATTCAAGCATATGGGAGGCACAGGTGCTCTGTGAGCGAAATTTGGCCTGCAGTCCCTTTATCCTGGTGAGGAGGGATGAGTTGGAGAGAGTCCAGCCAAACAGTCAGAGCCCAAATTGTGTTTGTGAGGCTGTAAATAAGAAGGAAAGGTGAGCTCAGTATCCCTGATCTGCAGTTACTAAGAAactgagctctgctgtttgATGCCACAAACATATTATGAAGCAAAGCTGCACTACAGAAAATTTTGGGTATTCTTGAAGTAGTGGAGATAGAAGATTCCCATCTTTCCTCCAAGCCTTTGTCTTCAGCAGGAACTTGTTGAAATTACTGTGCTAAACATGAAATAAGGCTTAACCAGAAGTGACCCTAATTTAAAATCTTCTATTGGAAGAAAATTCTCTCTTGTTCCTTCTGCCATGATTGCTCATACCTGATTAGTTATACTCTTTCATGAGCTTTTCTTTTATATAAATCTGAAGCTTTCTTTACAAGCCCTCTGGGTTCTCTTCAATTCCATTACCTCAGGCTCTGGGACAGAGAAGTTTATCTGCTTCTTTCAGTTTCTGTGCCTCTAAATCATCATCCTCTTTTGGAGAGCTGCTGACAAGTCATCCACTTgctttttccccttaaaaaatGGTAACATCACTTTTCAGGACAGGTTGCTGCAGAGAACAAGTTTAGCCATGCTTCTAAGCTGATCCAGTGGTGAGCTGCTTTGAAGGAaggggagctctgctctgaccATGCTCACCTCCCACAGCCCTTGGGCAAGTGCTGATGCACAGCTGGCCCACACCAAGCCAGGGACTTTTAGCCTGCTATAAAAGTGAAGATGGaggagctgtgagcagagggagagagagtGCTGTTCTCAGCAGCTGGTCTTCCTTTATGTCAGGTTGGAGAAACTGGGAAAAGCACTTTGAAATGGCATCTTCATGATGAGTCTAAGCTGCTCAAAGGAGCTGTCCTGCCTCCTCTcttccaccaccaccaccagctcTGTACTTCTACTGCCTAAAAAGCACCAGCACTAGCACtcatttggctgctcaggaaTTGGCCCCATTGAAAACTAACCCAGTCCCCTACCTAAATAAAGGTTTCAGTGAGGTGAACTCTTCATATTGCTTCTCTTGATGAGGTAGGCATCACTGAGGGCTGCTAAATGTGTAGATGGTTATGTGGAAAACTGGTTGCAGATGCAACTTGAATTGGTTTAAGCTGATTGTGATATGTCTGTCTGAAAAGAATAAGGGTACcaagaaggatatttttcaccattttcttCCTTCGTGTTTTCCTTGGAATTTTTAGGATGATCTTACTTGATTTGGTCTTTGTTATTTATGCCCTGTTGTTTCCCTCACTGTTCCCTTCCACAGGCTCCTTTGAGGTAAACCCTGGAAACTGGGCAGGAGGACATAAGTAACTTGATATATGcatgaaattaataaaattaacatGCACAAATCGTGTATGCACTCAGTGATCAAACTCCATGGCAGCTAAAGATACTGACAAGTCTTATCCTGTAATTGCAAGAGGGGAGACTTGTTTAAGAGTGGAGCATAGCTGTTGGAAGGGATATTTATCCCTATTTTCAGGCCAGTTCCAGTCCAATGTGAGATACAGAAGAGTACCTGCTGTACTGTGTGCAGCAGCAATGACAAATGTTCAATGTAGCCCTGGAGAAGTGGagaaggaaagtcatctctctGTTTGACAGAGGTAGGAGGTGTTGTGGTGAGGCAAGGCTGTGTGCAACAGCACAGGCCTGTGCACCactgtgtgtggcagggagggaaaggctTGGAAAAAGGTCCAGAAAAGCCTGATGTCTTTTGTTTACACAACACAGGTAAGAAGCTTCATGGCAAACTCCCAGCGGAGTGGACTGAGGTACAGAATTGCTAAACAAGCTGTAAGTCCAGGATTGTTGCAGCTTATGGTACTCCTTAATCCAAACCACACTTTTTTTTTGAGACAGTGATAGGAAAGAGACCTCCCTGGGTTTGGGTACCTGCTAGCTTCTTCTTCGTTGTCTTCAAAAAAAAGCTCACAGTGTGTTTTGTTCTTCAGGGAAATTGTATGAGAAGTACACAAAATAAGAACTTACTCCTTGCCCAAATGAAGTTAGTGTGAGTTCCGATCTCACTGGAAAGCCAAAACACCTAAATTCAGCTTAGTTTGCCTTAACTGTTGTATTGATAATTGCCTAAAAGGAGAAGCAAACTCAGATAACCTGCCTCTAAGTGCTATAAAAAGCAGAGCAACATTGGCAAAGTCTAAGCTCTTCCTTCTAATTTCTCCCAGGTGGATTATTTTCCAGTGTTCCTTGTTCAGACAACTCTGGCATATCTTTTAAACAAGCTGTTTGactttttctaaaagaaaaaaagaaaagaaaggaaagaaaaaaaattaattccaataCAGAGATTATCAGCAGCTTACAGctagaaaaatgtaaataagtAATACTTTCATCTTTGATTTTCCTCCCCTGTAGCAATCTGACAGGGAAAGATTTCTATGCCATGgctcagggaaaggaaaaataaacagggAAAATGTGAGTAAAATGGTGCCTATTAGAACTACATGTATGTGTAGGACAGCCTACAGTCATTAAAGCACAGTCTCAAATACGGTTGCAAGCTGTAAAGTCAGTGTCAGGTGCCTCTTTTGTACCATGGGCTTTTCCCAGGCTGAGTAGTAGCGAACCTGTGCATGAGCAGAAGAGCTGCACTTCTGTGCCAGATCAGAGTCTCTGTGTCTCAGAGTATGTCCTGGAGCCTGGGGACACCgtgctccctgggcagcacagccagttCCGTGGAATGACTGGGATAAGGGTGAGGGTTACCATGTTAACAAATGGATGTGGAAGATCTGCGCTTGCAACATCAGGGTCTGTTTACATCCTTGCACTGACATTTTCCCCAGCATAGGCAGACCAAAgtgttattttttccttgaaaatgaAGAGAAGGTCTATGATTGTCATTGTTGGTctgcacaaaagaaaagaaatatgtgCTGTATTTTTCCAGTGCAGATACACATTGTTGGAAGAGGAAACCAGTGCAGATACCACAGAATCGCAGAATGGTTGAAAgggaccatcaagtccaacccctCTGGCATGGACAGGACCTACCCACTGATGTGTAGTAGATGCTGTCTTTTGGGAAGAGAGGGGTTGCAGTGTTCTGTGGAAAGAATGCTCCTGCTAGGATCTTCCTCATCTCCTTCAGCTGGGGACATTTTAAATGCCCTCTGAAACCTAGTCTTGTTTTTGCTTTCTCATAAGGGATCAAATGTCCATGCTTGCAAGACAAAAACATCTAAAAAGGCTTTTCTCCATTATGGAAACAAGATTGTGCATCAAGATTTGCTTCTAATAAGATAAAGGCATGTAGTCCAGATTCATTGGCCTTCTGGATTCATTTTCATTTGGCATGGAAATCCAGTCTCGATTGGATTGGAGGCCACAAGGTTAAGAATCCTCTTCCAGAGCTCTGCCATGTTCCCATAAGGCAAGTGTAGGTGGATTTCCCTTCTTTTCAGATACTGCATGCTTGAGCAATGTAGCAAGCCAAAAGCTCTTTTGCAGGTATATATTCTTGTTtggctttaatttttcttctctgatttGTGGATGTTGTGCATGATTGGAGGTCTCTGGGAATCCCTACACTATAAAACTGGAACTCAAAAGTAATTTTACAGGGAACAGGATTCCTCTTGTTTCAGCTCTTTTCAGACGTGGGTGGGTACAGGCAGAGGATTGGGACGTACAAGGATGGTGGATAGGAGTCTCAAGGGTGGCGTGCAGAATGGATTCCTGAACCATGTGTAAAAATAACTAAAGGCTCGGGTCTTCAAATGTTGTATTCTCAGTATCTGAAACTCCTTTAGCATAAGTGTATGGGACAATGGAGGTTGCTGCAAAGCAGTTCTCAAGGGCTTCCCCCCAAGCCTGGATGTGTGTTCTGTAGAGGGGAGGGTGCATGGGGGTTGTCTGTATCCTGTTCAGCTAGTGTTTACAGAGGTGCATTGATGTGTGGGGAGAAGGTACTGAATGCAAGcgaaacaaaaaggaaaagggacCCACTACTGAAAGCTTTCATCCTTACATTGTCCCACACTAGCCCTTAATAACTAAAATGAGTCTGATTTGCCTTTGGTCTTCCAGCTCCAAAACATGTTTGCCTGAAAATTTTTGTTGGATATACTTCGCATGTTTTGATAATGTGACTTACGAGATAAACACTTCTACAGAGCTATATATAAATACATCCATGTGCAACCACCTGCATACATGTGCACACATTACATATAGACTTAGAGAACTATATGGCACTACACACCTCCATGCCTGTATGTGGCAGCAACCACAGTAAAGGAGGGGAGGTAGCTCAAAATAGCATGTACAGTCCTTTATGGAGTTGTTATTAAACAGAATGTGGTCTTGCCCTCCTGGCTGGTGgaagtgttttatttctgtgggACTGGTTCCAGGGAACTTGCGTCTCAGGAAGGAGGATC
Coding sequences within it:
- the FAM131B gene encoding protein FAM131B, which gives rise to MDSTSSLHGSSFHRPSTEQTRTDFSWDGINLSMEDTTSILPKLKRNSNAYGIGALAKSSFSGISRSMKDHVTKPTAMGQGRVAHMIEWQGWGKAHSQQQQHTHESARKDADAYSDLSDGEKEARFLAGVMEQFAISEATLMAWSSMDGEDMSVNSNQDNPAGNYSENYQELMESQEHMAQTQYDSWPHSYVSQGMYCLGSSDAWEASDQSLIASPATGSYLGQNFDESQTNLQESILLQSSFLQQQQQLQQQRQEQNFIQSTGLVHVWPLQTAQGGGGAESSTYMEDHIEDEGNPRLEKAPLLNKKPSPEEDDAVCRDLESLSPREEMEHAALSRKVSDVTSSGVQSFDEEEGETNN